Part of the Alphaproteobacteria bacterium genome is shown below.
CAAGCATCAGCGCCGCAGTGTAAAGACAAACCGGCCTGTCTTGTTTCTAGCGCCGCTGTGCGTGGGGCTGGTCCCCGCATGGCAAGCAGGGCGTCCGCGCAGGGATTCATAGACTGATCTTTCAGTATTGTTTCGCGTGGCACGGTCGGGTGATCTTCCCGATTAGCCGGCCGTCGATAGCGGCCAGCCCGCCCAGGATCAGCGCCAAGCCGACCCAGGCATTCCAGCCCAAGCGCTCGTCGAGCACGATGTAGCCGAGAACGGCCGCGATCACCGGCAACAGAAAGGTGACCAACAGCAGGTTGGTCGCCCCGGCCACCGCCAGCAGGCGGAAGTAGATGACATAGGCGGCGGCCGACCCGGCGACGGCGAGACCGATCACCGCGCCCCACGCTTCGGCGCTCGGCGCCACCTGCCATGGCATCTCGACCCACAACGCGACCGGTGCCAGCAACAGGGTCGAGCCCCAGAGCATGCCGGTCGCCGCGACGACCGGTGACAGGCCGTGAAACCGGCGGCCGTAAATCCCGGCGCAGGCATAGCTCAACGCCGCCCCCAGCACGGCGACCTGGCCGATATTGTGCCAGCTCCAGCCGGCCACCGCCTGATCGCCGATGAGCACCGCGACACCGCAGAAACCGAGCCCGACCCCGGCCAACCGGCCCGGCGTCAAGCGCTCGTCGCGGGTCGCGGCATGGGCGATGAGCACGGTGAAGATCGGCGTCGTCGCGTTGAGGATCGCCGCC
Proteins encoded:
- a CDS encoding DMT family transporter, with translation MGATEWTLLILLSVLWGGVFLLNAIALTALGPLTIALGRVGLAALVLTAVLPLIGVRLPTAFRIWGAFLIMGALNNALPFTLIVWGQTYIDSGLAAILNATTPIFTVLIAHAATRDERLTPGRLAGVGLGFCGVAVLIGDQAVAGWSWHNIGQVAVLGAALSYACAGIYGRRFHGLSPVVAATGMLWGSTLLLAPVALWVEMPWQVAPSAEAWGAVIGLAVAGSAAAYVIYFRLLAVAGATNLLLVTFLLPVIAAVLGYIVLDERLGWNAWVGLALILGGLAAIDGRLIGKITRPCHAKQY